The genomic stretch AGCGTCTCTTAACAACAGCTGCCTTGTGCTGCACAGCCAGACGCAGAAACTTCACAACACAGCTGTACCACAGGAGGGCCATGGGAGTGACAGTAAGCACGACCCCAGGTGGGGACAACTGGCACCAAACGCTTTCCTGCTGGCACGGTGCCTGCACAGCACACACCAGGAGAGGAGGGACCGGCCCACCTAAAGgaaaaggcagcagccaggtgaaCTGAAAACTGGAGGCCTGCCTGGGGGTCTTGCCTTAGTCTTCCCACCCCATGGGATGCAGAGCCTGTGCCCAAGAGAAGAGGGAGATTGACAGGTCAACAAACCCGCAGAGTGACAGGGCTGGGATTGCATTCAGGTCTGTCTGGCCCCAGAGCCTTTTCTGGCAGGCCACCCTGCCAGGCCCCTTCTTCCATCTGCCTGGAGGCAACTCTGGAAACTCTCCACTGGGTGCATTTAGGACCCGCTCAGCCCCCATGATGCACTGCAGGTCTGGTAGGGGTGGGAGTCTGAGGGCAGAGCCCCCAGCATCCTGCCTCTCCTGCCTGGGGGCCCCTCCTGCACTCCCTGGTACACACCCCAACCTGGCATGGCTCACCACCCTCTCTAGCATCACAGCAGCTGGAGAAGAGCAGTCAACACACAGTGAAGCAGAGTGACCCTCGTCGGTTCCCTGGCAGGCCAGCCCcatgccagagctgggcatccACTGTCTAATGCCCAGGTGAGCCAGCACACCTGGATCAAGACGTAGCAGTGAGTGGAAGGTCAGGGAAGCAGCCCCAGAGGCCAGACCAGAGCAAAGGACACCAGTTCTCTTCTAAGCCCTGACCACCCTCACTCACATCTCTGCTGCTGGTGAAAGGACCCGGATGCAACCAAGCCCACTTCTGTGATCATACAGTGACTCTGCTAACCCCGGTTTCTGAGGGGCTGAATGGCGAGGACTGGGATGGGGGATGGGTTCAGCTTGTGCCTGACCTGCAGCCCCTTCAGCTTGCCCTCACCCTGCAGGGAGACGCTGACCTCATCGGTTCTTGTCTAGCTGAGGGACCAGCACCAGGTTATCTCCTCTGAGGAaggatcccacatgggcagctcAAGCCTGCCATGCCTCTAAGCCCTTGGCACCTGCGATGGTGGCACACAGGAGGGGAACATCTGCTTaggtaatgaatgaatgaacatatCAGTCAAGAGGAGACAAGAGCTTTCACAAATAGATACATTTACTTCATTAGTTCTTAGTCACATACACATAATTATATTTGAGTCACCTGAAGTCACAAAATTGCAAGGACACAAACACACGCAAGCTCCTCCCTGCAGCAGAGCGCCCTGGGAACACCCACGTCCCTGGGTGGCTTCAGTCTGCATCCTTCAGCTGCTCCACACACTCTGGCTGGTTCTCCCTGGactgccctcctctcctcccagctTCCATCTGTCCACGATGGTGGCCAAACAGGGAAGAGCCACTGAAGACAGACTGCAGGTTTCTGCGAAGCCCGGCCACACCAGGGTGCACTGTAGCTGCTCTGCTGCCCTCTCTTGCTATGCGCAGTGTGCACACCTCACCCCATCACAGACCCTGCACACTCCTGAAGGCAAAGGCCAGGGCCCCCACTTCTTTGGGCATGGTCAGCCAGTACGAGGAAGAGCAGTGCTGGGTGGACTGCTGGGTAGGACACACCGGCGAGGGCTCAGGGACCACAGGCAGGAACAGGACAAGCTACAGCAGAGGTATGCAGAGTGCCAGGGCAGCAGAGGAGGGAGCGGCTGGGACGGCTTCCTGGGAGGGGACATCACCGGCACCACTGGGGGCCATACCCCTGGTGAGGCACTTCAGCTTCATCTGCCCTCATTCCCACAAGGCAGGCAGGAAACAGAGCTGGAAGGCCACATGAAAAGCCacggagctgggattcaaatccagatctGTCTGGTTCTGACACCCATCCTGTTCCCACTGCACGGGCGGCTATGCGAGGGGATGTCTGCTCTGGGACTCCAAGAAAGGTAGAGCGACCGCCAGAACAAATGAATCACTTTCAGAGCAAAGTAGAAGAGCAGGAAGACAAAGATGAAGAACACgcagaagaaacagaagaaaaccacGTTCTCCCCAATCCTCGCATCATGACCAGCCGGGATGGCAAACATAAAGCATGCTGGCAACATGACTGCGCCGAAGAGCCTGGGGCACTGGCAGTGTGTCGCACCTGCTTTCTGGTTCTCCCAGCCAACCAGGCTGGTGAATGTTCCAGAATGGTGGCTGCTGATTGGTTCCAGGAGAACAGAGGTCTCTCAGTTTCAAGTGGCTTTGCGACAGCTTTCCTTGCAGGGCCCTGGGTTCTCAGTTTTGCTTTTTATACTgcaagaagagagaggagaagggggtgAGGCAagccagccagggagggaggaCTGCACAATCGAGGCCTTGCCTGGCTCCTgcagggcttcctggaggtggtgaGACCCAGCCAGGAAGCACTAGACCTCTTTAATGGACAACGAagctgaggggctggggagggaggataATAAACTGGGTATATCCGAACTGAAAAGTGTGGTCATGCACCCTTCTCTCTAAGCcttattttttgggaaaaaaatctcagGTAGAAAAGGACCCTCAGAAGCCAGCTGAGTTCAGtcagtgttttaaaaatggaTCCTAGGCCATATCCCTAGAGACTGACTTAGAAGCACAGGGAAGGGGCAccctccagctccctgggtcACTCTAGCTCTGAATCCATGGACCAAGAAGTCAGCTGCATTCCTGACTCACTCCCTTCCTCCACCAAAACatatcctgtttctttttttttttttaagatatatttattcatttgaaaggcagagttacagagaggcagaggcagaggcagagagagagagggaggtcttccatccgctggttcgcccccccaaatggctgcaactgtcagagTTGGggcgatccgaaggcaggagccaagagcttcttccgggtctcccacacaggtgctggggcccaaacacacttgggccatcttctgctttcccagatcatagatccagagagctggatcggaagtggagcagccaagactcaaaccagctcccacaagggatgccaacactgaaggtggtggctttactgctacgccacagcaccaactcccaAAACAGATGTTTAAATGCTTCCCTAGTACTCCTGCTTTAGTGTGGACACTCCAAGAGACAGGGAGCTCTCTCCCCCAAGACACAAAGCTATCGCCAGCTCTGGCACTAccactctcttccttctccctgctgcctcctctgaGCCCATTCAGCAGCTCTGGCAGACACCTGCCTCTAAACACaaatgctaatgcacaccctgggggtcagcaggaatgactcacccatgggggagacctctGTTTTCACCTCTCTCAGCCCCAGAtggaagcatctggggagtgaggcagcaggtaagagtgttttctgtttctctctaatAACTTTTTTAAGTGACTAAGGGTAACACACACACCTTGCAGAAAACAAATGCCGCCAGAAGGGATCTACCATCACTTTTCAGTTTCTGGTTGAGGGGAGCAGCTGGCTGGGAATGCCTGGGCACGGGCCATTCTCAACTGCGGGGTAGGGGCGACTCCTAGTGGCCATGGAGATGACAGCCATCATCAGCCCGGCTGGCAGTGGAGATGGCAGCCATCAAGCGCTTACTTTGTTCATGATCCAGTCGGCATCTTCAATGGCTCTTTTAATAATCTGCTGGATTCTCTCAGGGTTGTCTTCATCTGAATGAACCCGGAAACTCTGGCagtaaaaacataaagaaagatgaGCAGGCCAGACTCACAGGGCCAGCAGCTGCCGAGCACGAGCCAGGGGGCCAGGTACACTGCCCGGCCTTTCAACTCGGCATCCTGCTCATCCTCCATGCACAGCTAGGGCACTCACActgagagatgagaggcagaggctCAGGAATCCCAGCGGGCTGCTAAGCAACCGCTTCTGAGCCCTGCCGTCTTTGACTGCAAAGCTCACACCCCTGCCAGCAGGGCAGTTGTGAGAAGGAAGCCTGGCCCCTGAGTTACCCCCAGTCACGCTGGGCCCCAGAGGAAATTTCCACCGCTGGGTCTAATTTGCTCCTCACAGGAAGCTGCTTTGGCCAGGGTGAGATCTCTGCACGGGCTCTGCAATGGTGAGGAGCAGGGCTTCTCTTGGCCCAGCTGAAAAAGCCttgcagaggaggggagggagcaggagaggtgaCTCTGGGAAACGCAGCCAGGCCCAATCCAGAGCATGAGCTGCCggcagctttttcttttttttaactttatttatttgagagacagacaggcaaacagatcttccatctgctggtccactctccaaaagcctgcatTGGCCTAGATGAGACCTGGCTGACGCCACAGGCActaactccatccaagtctcccacatgggtgacaggaaaccAACTTCCtaagccatcactgttgtctccaaggatctgcattagctggaCGCTGGAATtgggatggagctgggactcaaaaccagggatgtgggagtcctaaccactaagccaaacgccTGTCCCTGCTGTTGGCTTCTGACCAGATGTTCACCTGGGAAGCAATCAGAGATTCAGGTGCATTTATGCTGTGCTCAGGGAccttcaaaaagagagagaacctccCTCCGTGTCACTGCCAACCCCACAGCCCTCCTGCTCCTCTGTAGGAGCCACCCCAGCACCCACCTGTGGGAAGCCCTCTCCAACTCCCTGACAGGGCTAACTGCTCCATTCTCCAGACTCCTACACTCCTCTGTTGCTACCtggttgtttttctcttttcaatacctgctaggccacagtgccggcccctatatttccaagaattttcattttaactttgtTTGGAAATGATTTCTAGCTTATACAAAGTCTGCAAGACTAGTCCAAGAATTCGCCACCAGGAGCAGGTATGTGGTGCAGTGCctgagctgccacctgggacaacCCACgtgccatatcagagcacctggttcaGGACcccgctactctgcttcccatccagcttcccgctaatgcaccctgggaggcaggatggctgcagtgcctgggtaaccgccacccatgtgagagaccctgatggagttcttggctcctggcctcagcctggcccagccctggctgttgcaggcattcagaaagtgaacctgtggacagaagatctccatctctgtctttcaaataaaatggaaaaaaaaaaaaaaatccactaacaGAATCACCAATTGTTAACATGTTGccacatttgctttatctttctctctttttatcatTAAGTGTAAGGTTTTCTTCAAGGGATTTGAAGGTGAGTCCAGCCCTGATGCCCTGaaacccctccacacacacttcCTCCGGGCAAGGACGCTCTCTTACAGAACCAGCAGAATTACACGTGGATATAATGCTGTTATCGAATCTCATGCATTGCTCCAGTAATGTCCCTCCCAGCAATTGGtttttctcatccagcttccagaGCTGTCACAGCTCTTTACTCCCCTTTAATCCAGAGCagctcctctgccttcctttgTGTCTGGTGACACTGACACTTGTGATGAAAACAGGCCAGGTAGCGATGTGACAGACAGCCCGCAGGCTGGGTTTCCCTGACGTTTACTCACCAGGCTGTACGGCACTGGCTGGGATGCCTGTCACAGGAAGCTGTGTCCATGCTCTGTTGTGTTTGTCCACTGAGCTGCCTGCCTTAGGCAGACCCTGGCGAGAGGCTGGGAGGTACATGATGCTTCAGTGACAGACAGGAGCTGGGCTGCCCAGCAAGGGTTTCCCGTGGCTCTTCCCAAACcatcgccccccacccccactaccaCCTACAGTCTACACTATACCTCGGCCCTGGCCTCCGACCCCTTATTGGGCCCCATGAGAGGGAGcgccctcaccccagccccagcgtACCCTGCTCTCACCTGCCTGATAGCATGCTTGTAATGCTCCCGGATGCCCTTGGTTGGCAGCTGTTGGCAACAGCGCAGCAAGTATCGGTAGAGCTGCAGCGGCCTCTGCACCAGCTCTGCCCCTGGAagtggggccatctgggaagacCCTTGTCCTGGAAAAAACAGAGACTGCTTGTCAGGCATCAAACCAAGTTCAGGGGCCCCAGGTCCCAGCCCTCTGAGAAGCAGGTCTGATGCAGCCCAGTGGCcatcaggagcctcctccatggAACCTGCCCCGGGGCCCGGGGGCAAGGGCAAGCATGGAGGGAGATACCTCAGCTCTGGAGTCTTTTTTCTGGAGCTCTACTCCAGGGACTGGGTGGCAGGTGGCACTGGCAGTCAGAACTGGCGTAAGGGCACTGGTGGCAATCATGGAGAGACCAACTCTTATGTCATCGAGCCAGGGCAGGCACCAGGCAATGGAATGCCGATAGGTATGAGCAGGGCTTCCCTCAGCTATAGCATTACGTTATTAAAAACACAGTCTTAGGCCCACCCAGACCTCCTACAGCAAAGGTGGGGAACCTTTTCTCTGCAGGTCCATGTGGATATTTAcagcatcattcatgggccatacaaaattatcaactgaaGAATTAGTCtgttggtgccagtgctgtggcacagcaagttaaacctccacctgcggcgccagcatcccatatggacctggctgctcctcttctgatccggctctctgctagtagcctggaaaggcagtggaagatggcccaggtccttgagcccccacacccatgccgaagaccgggaagaagctcctggctcctagcttcagatcagcccagctccagctgttatggccatttggagaatgaaccagcagatagaagacctttctgtctccctatcTCAGTAaccctgcccctcaaataaatttttaaaaatcttaaaaaaaaaaaaagggggggggggttagcCTGCcgtggatttattgaatttccagtccctcctgtggttgccttggcagggccagaccacatgATCTCAGGGGCCTTCTGCAGCCCACAGGCCGGACGTTCCCACCCCTGTCCTACAGCATGCTAATGAGCTGCACAGCAGAACTGCAGGCACACCAGAgtacaggagcaggtgcaggtgggatCACCCCGGTGCACGGGTCTTCATATTTACTGTGTGTTAGTCACAAGAGTAACAATGGGCACTCATTCTGTTCTCATCACTCTATGTGTGATTAATGCACACACAGAAAACTAGGCACAGAGAGGTCTGGGGACCTGTCCAGGATCACACAGCTGACAGAGGTAGAAACATCTGAACCCTTAcagtctgactccagagcccattaaaaaaaaaaaatggaggggctgacactgtggcacagtgggttaatgccctggcctgaagtgccggcatcccatatgggcaccgggtctagtcccggctgctcctcttccaaaccagctctctgctatggcctgggaaagcagtagaatgtcccaagtccttgggcccctgtacccgtatgggagacctggaagaagctcctggctcctggcttcggattggcgcagctctggccgttgtggctatctggggagtgaaccatctaacagaagacttctctctgcctctcctctctctgtgtaactctgactttcaaataaataaataaatctttaaaaataaacaattaacactctcaaaaaattttttttaaaaaaatggagcggtattgtggcacagcaggctggagCATCGTAACGTTCCATATCacagtgcaggtttgagtccttgctgctctgtttccaacccaattttctgctgatgtgcctggaaaggcagcggagcacagctcaagtacttgattgggcccctgccacccatgtgggagaccaggaaggagttcctggctccgggctttggcccagcccagaatttgggcagtgaaccagatgaccagatggaggatctctgtgtgtctctctctatctccttccttcctccctctgtcagtctttcagataagtaaataactcttttttaaaaagtgtattgaGGTATGTAGGGGTCtacaaacagttcatggaaaatgcatcttatgaaaaaactatgcaaggatttcaaattttttgccccaggggcaggcatttgattcAGTGGTTGTCACCactggaggacccccccccccaattccaTATCGGACGGAGTtcaggttcaagttctagctactccacttctgacccagcttcttgctaatctgcattctgggagacagtgggtgatgactcaagtacttagatccctgccagccacatgggagatgagacagagccccaggttcctggctgctacaggcacttggggagtgaaccagtggacagatctctctttcaaataaaatgaaaataaatttttaaaaattaaaatggaaaaattaaatttttacaccaaaataaacatcttttaattccatttttttttttataggcagagttagacagtgagagagagagaaagacagagagaaaggtcttccttctgttggttcactccccaaatggctgctacagctggcgtattgcaccaatccgaagccaggagccaggtgcttcctcctggtctcccatggggtgcaggacccaagcacttgggccaccctccactgcactcccaggccacagcagagagctggactggaagaggagcaaccgggacagaaccagcaccccaaccgggactagaacccggggtgctggccccgcaggcggaggattagtctagtgaaccgcggcaccagccttaattccaatttttaaaaaagatttattaattgaaagtcagacttagagggggagacactgagagagagagagagagagagagagagagagagagagatcttccatctgccacttcactccacagatgcctgcgacaaccagggctgggccatgcttaagccagaaacccagaactccatcaggtttCCCAccttgggtgacaggggcccaggcacctgagtCGTCATCTACTACCTCCCTgatgtatgagcaggaagctgaatctgaactggagcagctggaatgctAACCAGAACTCTGATACGGAATTCTAGCGTCACAAGTGGCAGTtgaacccgctacgccacaacctGATGGTGTTGGGATATGTGCACATCTGAGAACTGTCACCCTCATCAAGAGTAAACCACTGCGGCCCTCAAAAGTTACGTCGTGCTTCTTTGTGATCcttcccactgccctccccactTCCTCACCCCCAAGCAACCACTCATCTGCCTTCTGTCATTTTATAGGGTTCTGCATAAGCGGAATTGTGGAATAGGCTCTCTGTCTGCAGAGTACGTATTCCTACCCTCTGTATCACACCAGCTCTCTCCTCAGAACCCACAACTCTTTTTTGAAGGAAACTATCAGAGTACAGAACGTAAGGACTTGTTAAGCCttggcctgcccctccctgtgctCACCTGCCCACAGGCCCCTGCCTGAACCTCTGCCCTCGCATCCTGCAtggggcccctgcctccagcctgtCACTCCAGTCTCCTCCATGCTCAGGGACCAGTGCCCTGGCACATCCCAGATCCCCTAAACCACCAGTGCATCGCCCCAGTACTCTTGCACTTGCAGCTGCTAGAGTATGGAGCTCCTTTTCCATCCCATCCTCATGAGGAACCCCATTCATTCTTCCCAATCCAGCTCAGGGtcactcctccaggaagccttccttacTGCCCCTCCCAAGGACAGAGGGACCCACTCTGTCCTTTGTGGGGCTGCCATGCTCTGTTCCTGGTGCCAAACAGTGCTTCCCACACCGGCAGGGGTCCCTCTGTTCCCAAGCCTGAGGGTCTCCCCAGGTGTAGCAGGCCTCACAGTTTACCAGACGGAAGTGAATGAAGCTGTTCTCTCCTCTGGTGCAGACTTCCTGCGTTCCAGATGAAAGAACTAAACACAGATGAGGCGACTGGCTCTAGTTTTTTAAAGTcacataaaaagagaaagataaccCCCTGCCTTCCGCACCAAGGGAACCAGAATGCTCCACCTCTCGGACGCCTTTGAACCACAAAAGGAAACTCATCAGGCCACTGTTTCAGAAGCTCTGCCCTCCTGGTCCCACACCACCACCCAACCGTCTCCACAGGTCCCTTTGCCCTTGCTCCTGGTTCTCTGGGCTCTGGCTCCACGCCCTCATTCTCCCTCTAGTAACAGTCCCTGGGCCGctccagctgccccctccccaggtctcAGCTCTCACCAATcacagccctgcacccacattggccCACAGATGGGCACATGATGCAGCAGGCTGGTCCAATCAGAGCAAATCTCAGCACCTCTACAGGAGCAAGGAAAAGGATTCCAGCTCTTTCCCCTAGACTCCGGGCCAAGAGGACCTGCTCCTCTTGTGCCATGAAGCCTTGCTGCCTCTTCTCGAAGCCAGAGGCTGCAGCCACGAAGCAGAAGGCAGGGCTGTGTGCCCAAAGAATGCACTGACACTTAAAACCAGCCCCAGCCCTAACCTGTCAATGCTCTGGGCCAACTCATCCTCtcttgccagtggcttgggtttGCTGTTTTGTCACCTGCAACCCAGACCTGGTGGACAGATCTGAACTCCCCAATTCTACTTTCATGATGAGCTCCAATGGTTCCAGCTCTAAGGGTGAGTCTAACACGATGGAGCCCCTCAAGGTCCTCCTGCTAGGAACCGTCAACCTTCCGGGCCGACCAGACATCTGTTTGCCCAGGCAACGAGGAGATCCCATCCCCGGCGGCCAAGCGCTTCAAGGGCGACCACCGAGGACATACCACCGAAGTCCCCCACCTGATGGGCAGACTCCACTGGCAGGCTTCCCCAAACTATAAAAAGTGCTAATCAAATATTGTAAAATGCTAGTCGTGTAACAGATGGTTACCATCTGCAGTcctcaaaattaacatttggaaagAGCATAACTCCTTTTCGTTATTTAAAAACCCAAGCAATACTTAGTAACCAACCCAGCAAGTATGGGCGGCAGATTATTTTCAGCTCAATTATAAGACTTAGTCATTCTCAGTAATAACTAGTAAAGAATACATGTGTGGGTCCACTTAAAAGAGCTCAACTAAAAatgctttaatttaatttaaagtgTGGGCTTGCTATTATTTAAGGGGCAATGAATCTCACAGCATCATTGCTAAAACTGTGGCCGAACCCCCGGTCCTGGCAGTGCTCGCTTTACTTACCCTGCCCTGCCCGCCGGCCTTTACCTGGGCTCCCACTCCTGCCTCgcccccactccctgcctctgTAACGGCACCTCCATC from Lepus europaeus isolate LE1 chromosome 18, mLepTim1.pri, whole genome shotgun sequence encodes the following:
- the LYRM9 gene encoding LYR motif-containing protein 9; its protein translation is MSSGQGSSQMAPLPGAELVQRPLQLYRYLLRCCQQLPTKGIREHYKHAIRQSFRVHSDEDNPERIQQIIKRAIEDADWIMNKYKKQN